The sequence below is a genomic window from Pseudomonas cremoricolorata.
TCAGGCCGTCACCAACCTGGTGCGCCATCCGCGCTTCAAGGAATACTTCGAAGCGGAAAACTACGCCGAACCGCTGGAAATCCCCTCGCCAATCAACGACCGCCTGCGCATCCAGCTCAACATCACTCGCTACGGCAACAACGAGCACCTGATGCTGGTGCGCGACGTCACCCGCATTCATCAGCTCGAACAGATGCGCAAGGACTTCGTCGCCAACGTCTCCCACGAACTGCGCACTCCGCTGACGGTAATCGCCGGTTATCTGGAGACTCTGCTCGACAACGTCGATGAAGTGAATCCGCGCTGGGCTCGCGCCTTGCAGCAGATGAGCCAGCAAGGCTCGCGCATGCAGGCCCTGCTCAACGACTTGCTGCTGTTGGCCAAACTGGAAGCCACCGACTACCCCTCGGACAACCAGCCTGTGCCCGTCGAGGCAATGCTCAAGACCATTCAGGCCGACGCCCTGGCGCTGTCCGGGCCGCGCCAGCAACGGATCAGCCTGGAGGCGCAACCCGGTGTCAGCCTCAAGGGCAGTGAGTCGGAGCTGCGCAGCGCCTTTTCCAATCTGGTGTTCAATGCCGTCAAGTACACCCAGGATGCAGGCGACATCCGCATTCGCTGGTGGCGCGATGAGCATGGCGCGCACCTGAGCGTGCAGGACACCGGCCCGGGCATAGAAGCCAAGCACTTGCCGCGGTTGACTGAGCGCTTCTATCGGGTCGACTCCAGCCGCGCGTCCAACACTGGCGGCACCGGGCTGGGCCTGGCCATCGTCAAGCACGTGTTGCTGCGCCATCGCGGGCGCCTGGAGATCAGCAGCGTGCTGGGTCACGGCAGCACCTTCACCTGCCACTTCCCGGCTTCCCAGGTGGCCACACGCGCCCGCTGAGGCCCACGGTTCAGCACTCCCCTTTGCTTTTATGGTCTCAACCGCTACATTGGATCGCTTGTGCCAGCATCCGCTGGCACTTTTTTTCCCTTCTCAACAACAGACGGACCCCGTAAAAAATCCATCATGGACCCTTCCCCTGCGTTTAGCCTCACCTCGCTATTTGCCGATTTCGGCATGATTCTCTTTGCGCTGTTCCTGGTTCTGCTCAACGGCTTCTTCGTCGCCGCCGAGTTCGCCATGGTCAAACTGCGCTCGACCCGCGTCGAATCCATCGCCGAACTGCACGGCTGGCGTGGCGGTATCCTGCGCAAGGTACACAGCCAGCTGGACGCCTACCTG
It includes:
- the phoR gene encoding phosphate regulon sensor histidine kinase PhoR, whose protein sequence is MNQNWHATLIRHLLLLITLCLLGGLISGHYGWSLTVGLALYLGWTLKQLLRLHDWLSHHKPDEAPPDGYGLWGEVFDSIYHLQRRDQRVRGRLQAVIDRVQESTAALRDAVIMLDSDGNLEWWNRAAETLLGLKTPQDGGQAVTNLVRHPRFKEYFEAENYAEPLEIPSPINDRLRIQLNITRYGNNEHLMLVRDVTRIHQLEQMRKDFVANVSHELRTPLTVIAGYLETLLDNVDEVNPRWARALQQMSQQGSRMQALLNDLLLLAKLEATDYPSDNQPVPVEAMLKTIQADALALSGPRQQRISLEAQPGVSLKGSESELRSAFSNLVFNAVKYTQDAGDIRIRWWRDEHGAHLSVQDTGPGIEAKHLPRLTERFYRVDSSRASNTGGTGLGLAIVKHVLLRHRGRLEISSVLGHGSTFTCHFPASQVATRAR